In Candidatus Methylomirabilis sp., one DNA window encodes the following:
- a CDS encoding MBL fold metallo-hydrolase has translation MSEVEVLFLGTGDAFGSGGRFQTCFAVRAEATQFLIDCGASSLIAMRRFGVDPSLLDTILLSHLHGDHFGGVPFLVLDAQFSRRTRPLVVAGPPGVEGRVRDAMEVLFPGSSSVQRKFAVEFTELAEGRETVLGPIAVTPYGVVHPSGAPSFALRVACGGRVIAYSGDTEWTETLVEAARGADIFICEAYVFEKKIKYHLDYRTLTEKRSRLGCRRLILTHMSDDMLQRLQGLDTDWAEDGKRVVV, from the coding sequence ATGAGTGAGGTCGAGGTCCTCTTCCTGGGAACCGGGGACGCGTTCGGGAGCGGCGGCCGGTTTCAGACTTGCTTTGCGGTGCGGGCTGAGGCGACCCAGTTCCTCATCGATTGCGGCGCCTCCTCCCTCATCGCCATGAGGCGGTTCGGGGTGGACCCCTCCCTCCTGGACACCATCCTGCTCTCCCACCTCCATGGCGATCACTTCGGGGGCGTCCCGTTCCTCGTCTTGGACGCGCAGTTCAGCCGCCGCACGCGGCCGCTGGTAGTAGCCGGGCCGCCGGGAGTTGAGGGGAGGGTCCGGGACGCCATGGAGGTCCTTTTCCCCGGCTCCTCTTCCGTCCAGCGGAAGTTTGCCGTGGAGTTCACCGAGCTGGCCGAGGGGAGGGAGACCGTCCTCGGGCCGATTGCGGTAACGCCCTACGGCGTCGTCCACCCGAGCGGGGCGCCGTCGTTCGCGTTGCGGGTCGCGTGTGGGGGGAGGGTGATCGCCTACTCCGGGGATACGGAGTGGACGGAGACGCTGGTAGAGGCGGCGCGGGGCGCGGACATCTTCATCTGCGAAGCCTACGTCTTCGAGAAGAAGATCAAGTACCACCTGGACTATCGCACCCTCACGGAGAAGCGGAGCCGGCTCGGATGCCGGAGGCTCATCCTGACCCACATGAGTGACGACATGCTGCAGCGCCTCCAGGGCCTGGACACCGATTGGGCCGAAGATGGCAAGCGGGTCGTCGTGTGA
- a CDS encoding methyltransferase domain-containing protein: MKIPDERPHLEEVREFYAEISYEYDGRKEAYFVNLFQLFARCLREIFQERRFGGPFDTVLDAGCGTGSQVLYAANFCRRVIGVDLTPEALQVTARKVQARRLRNVRLLVGDVTHLSLRDESCDCVLSLGDVIGHIPNYEGMLAEVARVSKPGALFCFECENKWYPGLLWDRKERRAALKDRRKGHPRVWEFQGKALIFNSFGRAEIIELLAKHGFQILDIYGFDFFTYLFPIPEKYQFSDRDGWREKTVHALGKVDLALTRHFPVNRFGYSEVIFARKVL, from the coding sequence ATGAAGATCCCCGACGAACGCCCCCATCTGGAAGAGGTCCGGGAGTTCTACGCCGAGATCTCCTACGAGTACGACGGGCGGAAGGAAGCCTACTTTGTCAACCTGTTCCAGCTCTTCGCCCGCTGCCTGCGCGAGATCTTCCAGGAGAGGCGCTTCGGGGGTCCCTTCGACACGGTCCTGGATGCCGGGTGCGGCACCGGCAGCCAGGTGCTCTACGCCGCCAACTTCTGCCGCCGCGTCATCGGGGTGGACCTCACCCCCGAGGCGCTCCAGGTCACGGCCCGAAAGGTGCAGGCCCGGCGCCTCAGGAACGTGCGGCTGCTCGTGGGGGACGTCACCCACCTGAGCCTCCGGGACGAGAGCTGCGATTGCGTTCTTTCCCTCGGGGACGTGATCGGCCACATCCCCAACTACGAGGGGATGCTGGCCGAGGTGGCCCGGGTCTCCAAGCCCGGCGCGCTCTTCTGCTTCGAGTGCGAGAACAAGTGGTACCCGGGCCTCCTCTGGGACCGGAAGGAGCGGCGCGCGGCCCTCAAGGATCGGCGGAAGGGGCACCCCAGGGTCTGGGAGTTCCAGGGGAAGGCGCTGATCTTCAACTCCTTCGGGCGTGCCGAGATCATCGAGCTGCTGGCGAAGCACGGCTTCCAGATCCTGGACATCTACGGGTTCGACTTCTTCACCTACCTCTTCCCCATCCCCGAGAAGTACCAGTTCTCCGACCGCGACGGATGGCGGGAGAAGACGGTCCACGCCCTCGGGAAGGTGGACCTCGCCCTCACCCGGCACTTCCCCGTCAACCGGTTCGGCTACAGCGAGGTGATCTTCGCCCGGAAGGTCCTCTGA
- a CDS encoding DMT family transporter, producing the protein MISPAPVAPALAAPRAFRVHTLFPLLAAAIWGGMYVVSKWSFAELPPVALGLARMALGGLACWLLIWRAGRLGYAADDRGRFIRLGGVVCGTIVTQFVGTDLATAAEGALLTTTTPAFVVLLAWLLLREVPSLRTVGGTILAFAGVVVVVAGQTGLEELFAGGTIWGSLLLLAAAAAWALVTVLGKPLVARYGALPAMTYACLWSLPFFLPILLWEVSRRPVPLPSAGGLFAILYLGLASTALAWYLWYKGLEALPAGVVAVFFFAQPVVGGVLAWLLLGERLGGAFLAGGAVIASGILLAARE; encoded by the coding sequence ATGATCTCCCCTGCCCCCGTCGCGCCTGCCCTCGCCGCTCCCCGCGCCTTCAGGGTCCACACCCTCTTCCCCCTGCTCGCCGCCGCCATCTGGGGCGGCATGTACGTCGTGAGCAAGTGGTCCTTCGCCGAGCTGCCGCCCGTCGCCCTGGGGCTCGCGCGGATGGCCCTCGGCGGCCTCGCCTGCTGGTTGCTCATCTGGAGGGCCGGGCGGCTGGGTTACGCCGCAGACGACCGGGGCCGCTTCATCCGCCTGGGGGGAGTTGTCTGCGGCACCATCGTGACCCAGTTCGTGGGGACCGACCTGGCCACGGCGGCGGAGGGGGCGCTCCTCACGACGACCACGCCGGCCTTCGTGGTCCTCCTGGCCTGGCTGCTCCTGCGGGAGGTGCCGTCGCTGCGGACGGTAGGGGGGACGATCCTGGCCTTTGCCGGGGTGGTCGTGGTGGTGGCGGGGCAGACGGGACTGGAAGAGCTGTTCGCGGGGGGGACGATCTGGGGGAGCCTCCTGCTGCTCGCGGCGGCCGCGGCGTGGGCGCTCGTCACGGTGCTCGGGAAACCCCTGGTCGCCCGGTATGGGGCCCTGCCTGCCATGACCTACGCGTGCCTCTGGAGCCTCCCGTTTTTCCTCCCGATCCTCCTTTGGGAGGTGAGCCGCCGGCCGGTCCCCCTCCCCTCCGCCGGCGGCCTCTTCGCCATCCTCTACCTCGGCCTGGCCTCCACCGCCCTTGCCTGGTATCTCTGGTACAAGGGACTGGAAGCCCTCCCGGCCGGGGTGGTGGCGGTCTTCTTCTTCGCCCAGCCCGTGGTCGGAGGGGTCCTCGCCTGGCTCCTCCTGGGGGAGCGGCTCGGAGGAGCTTTTCTCGCGGGAGGAGCCGTCATCGCCTCCGGCATCCTCCTCGCGGCCCGCGAGTAG